Proteins encoded by one window of Arachis hypogaea cultivar Tifrunner chromosome 1, arahy.Tifrunner.gnm2.J5K5, whole genome shotgun sequence:
- the LOC112805692 gene encoding uncharacterized protein yields MGNPNPNQEEEKTLQEELSGPIMLGDRVIKLAQESDSSKVDCAELAKKVQLLCDNLRSVVRAAAAQPLNERPIRRIVAEVSKTLDRTLALLRRCRRNGGVLRQVFSITTTADFRKVWNLLESSNGDLLWLLSIFDSKGTNLSLPPIASNDPILAWVWTYTYTLQLGTLKDRAEAAMELGSLARDNGRNKLIILDEGGVSPLLKLLKEGSSPDAQVAAANALVSIARNQERVVRFIVDSLGVPIIVQVLGDAAMRVRVSVAELVATMAEQDPRAQEDFVRANVTRPLVSLLSIDTVLADPMAGRASIHSLVVNLSSSSSIGESSNSGSLDGISRGGQHRREREREREAESPAVRNEVKVSCARALWKLSIRCLLTSKKITETKGLLCLAKIIECESGELQLNCLMAVMEITAVAEANSDLRRAAFKSTAPAAKAVLDQLLRVVREVNHPALLIPAIKSIGSLARNFPGKVPHVLGPLVAQLGNRDVDVAIEAAIALGKFACSENYNCVDHSKAILELDGVPKLMRLLENNDRAHMHGLVLLCHLALNVGNSKVLEQERALCTLEKLARPVLAQHPDQKELFAKAIHNLTLYQPGAQLHRQS; encoded by the coding sequence ATGGGAAACCCAAACCCTAACCAGGAAGAAGAGAAGACCCTTCAAGAAGAGCTTTCAGGTCCCATCATGCTCGgcgaccgagtcatcaaactcgCTCAGGAGTCCGACTCATCCAAAGTCGACTGCGCCGAACTCGCCAAGAAGGTTCAGCTTCTCTGCGACAACCTCCGCTCCGTCGTCCGTGCCGCCGCTGCCCAACCCCTCAACGAGCGTCCCATCCGCCGCATCGTCGCCGAAGTCTCCAAGACCCTCGACCGCACTCTCGCCCTCCTACGCCGCTGCCGCCGCAACGGCGGCGTCCTCCGCCAGGTCTTCTCCATCACCACCACCGCCGATTTCCGCAAGGTCTGGAACCTTCTAGAGTCTTCTAACGGGGACTTGCTCTGGCTCCTCAGCATCTTCGATTCCAAAGGTACCAACCTCTCTCTCCCTCCAATTGCAAGCAATGACCCTATCCTCGCTTGGGTTTGGACCTACACCTATACCCTCCAGTTGGGAACCCTAAAGGACCGTGCTGAAGCTGCAATGGAACTTGGTTCTCTTGCAAGAGACAATGGTCGGAACAAGCTTATTATCTTGGATGAAGGTGGGGTTTCGCCGTTGCTCAAGCTTCTTAAAGAAGGTTCTTCCCCTGATGCTCAGGTAGCTGCTGCTAATGCTCTTGTTAGTATTGCTAGGAACCAAGAGAGGGTTGTTAGGTTCATTGTTGACTCGCTTGGGGTCCCCATTATTGTTCAGGTTCTTGGGGATGCTGCTATGAGGGTTCGTGTCTCCGTGGCCGAATTGGTTGCCACCATGGCTGAGCAGGACCCTCGTGCTCAGGAGGATTTTGTGAGAGCCAATGTGACTAGGCCGCTTGTGTCGTTGTTGTCTATAGATACTGTTCTTGCTGATCCCATGGCAGGGAGGGCTAGCATTCATTCTTTGGTAGTGAATTTGTCGTCGTCATCTTCGATTGGGGAATCGTCTAATTCAGGGAGTTTGGATGGGATTAGCAGAGGGGGGCAGCAtaggagggagagggagagggagagggaggctGAGAGCCCTGCGGTGAGGAACGAGGTCAAGGTGAGTTGTGCAAGGGCTCTTTGGAAGCTTTCCATAAGGTGTCTTCTGACTAGCAAGAAAATCACCGAGACCAAAGGTTTGCTTTGTCTGGCTAAGATTATTGAGTGTGAGAGTGGAGAATTGCAGCTCAATTGTCTCATGGCTGTCATGGAGATTACTGCGGTGGCTGAGGCAAATTCTGATCTTAGGAGGGCTGCCTTCAAGTCTACTGCTCCCGCCGCAAAAGCAGTCTTGGATCAGCTTCTGAGAGTGGTTCGGGAAGTGAACCATCCGGCATTGCTGATTCCTGCAATTAAGTCGATTGGTTCCTTAGCCAGGAACTTCCCTGGAAAGGTTCCGCATGTGCTTGGCCCTTTGGTTGCTCAACTTGGTAACAGAGATGTGGATGTGGCTATTGAGGCTGCTATTGCTTTGGGGAAGTTTGCGTGCTCGGAAAACTACAACTGTGTTGATCATTCTAAGGCAATACTTGAGCTTGATGGAGTTCCTAAGCTGATGAGATTGCTGGAGAACAATGACCGTGCGCATATGCATGGCCTTGTTTTACTTTGTCATCTTGCTTTGAATGTGGGCAATAGTAAGGTTCTTGAACAAGAGCGCGCCTTGTGTACTCTAGAGAAGCTAGCCCGTCCTGTTTTAGCTCAACATCCTGATCAGAAGGAGCTCTTCGCTAAAGCCATACACAACCTCACTCTTTATCAGCCGGGAGCTCAATTGCACAGACAGTCCTAG